DNA sequence from the Vicia villosa cultivar HV-30 ecotype Madison, WI linkage group LG3, Vvil1.0, whole genome shotgun sequence genome:
tatttttcaaaatattaaaatttatctttttttttacacgggccactatcaacaaaatacttattttattttaattaacagttGTCTTTATTTAAGACACAAAACTgttattttcaaatatcaaattGTTTCCATTATCCATTTTAAAGacattattttcttataattatttaatacaattgaatttatattattattatttattttataatcaaataactaattttaaatttatatgtatattaaataaaatatatatcgtATTTTGCTAGTTTTGAAATCCAAATACTTCCAAGTATAATATCTATAaacttaatattaataatattctcAACTGAGTCTTAATTGCTAGACAAAAATTGCACAATTGTGACACTTTTGTCACAAAAATGCACAATTAACATATTGACAAATTTTCAAAAGACATCACTCTCAAACACAAGTTATTATTATGTAATTATGAAACAATGTTTGCCTCCAATTTGTCTCTGTTTCACTCCCTCTTCCAGAATTCGAATTCTCCACTTGCTATCTTTCGCCAACTTTTACAATCCAATGCTAACCCCAATGCTTTTACATTTTCATTACTCATCAAAGCTTCTCTTACTTCTCCTTCTTTTGTTCATGCTTCATCAACAGCAGCGTTACAAGCACGCCAGATTCAAACCCAATTGTTCAAACGTGGCATTAACCAATATATTCATGTAAATACCTCTCTTATTGATTTGTACATGAAACTTGGTTTTGTCTCTCATGCACGCCACATGTTTGATGATATGTCTTTTAGAGATGTTGTATCATGGAACGTATTGATTTGTGGTTATTCACAAAATGGGTTTCTTTATGATGCTATGAAAACCTTTGTAGACATGTTAAGAGAGAGTTTTAGGCCGAATCAAACTTCGGTTGTTAGTTTGTTACCTTCTTGTGGTTGTTTCGAGATGATTCTTCAAGGGAGGTCTGTTCATGGGTTTGGGATTAAAGCTGGTTTTGGTTGGGATTCTCATTTGAATAATGCGCTTATATCGATGTATGCTAAATGTGACGATTTGAAAGCATCGGAACTCGTGTTTGATGAAATGGCTGAGAAGAATGTTGTTTCTTGGAATACGATGATTGGTGCGTATGGCCAGAATGGACTTTTTGATAAGGCAGTTTTTTGTTTTAAAGAGATGATGAGGGAAGGTTTCCAACCAAGTTCGGTGACGATGATGAACCTTGTGTCGGCAAATGCTCTTTCGGAAAATGTTCATTGTTATGTTGTCAAATGTGGCTTTGACAATGATGCTTCTGTTGTTACTTCGTTGGTTTGTTTATATGCAAAGCAAGGGTTCACATATATGGCGAAACTGCTTTACGAATCCTATCCCACAAAAAACTTGATTACGTTAACCGCGATAATCTCTAGCTATTCTGAAAAAGGTGATATAGAGTCTGCGGTCGAGTGTTTTATCCAAACTATGAAGTTAGATATAAAACCAGATGCAGTTGCCTTGATTGGTGTACTTCATGGAATTACATGTCCTTCACATTTTTCTGTTGGATGTGCTTTCCACAGTTATGGGGTAAAGAGTGGGTTGTCTAATGATTGTTTAGTTGCAAATGGGCTAATAAGTTTGTATTCTAGATTTGACGAGATAGAAACGGGTTTGTCTTTGTTTTATGAGATGAGAGAAAAACCACTCATCACATGGAATTCTATGATATCTGGCTGTGTGCAGGCTGGAAAGTCGAATGATGCCATGGAGTTGTTCTCCAAAATGAGCATGCATGGACAAAAACCAGATGCCGTTACTGTTGCCAGTCTACTATCTGGGTGTTGCCAGCTTGGTTACCTACGGATTGGAGAGACACTACATAGTTATATTCTGAGGAACAATGTGAGAGTAGAAGATTTTACAGGAACTGCTCTAATAGACATGTATAGTAAGTGTGGGAGATTAGATTATGCTGAAAAGGTATTTTATAGCATCAAGGATCCATGTTTGGCAACATGGAACTCCATCATTTCAGGTTATAGTTTATATGGACTTGAGCATAAAGCTTTCAATTGTTATTCTAAACTGCAAGAACAAGGGCTAGAACCGGATAAAATCACCTTCTTGGGTGTTTTGGCGGCATGCACACACGGAGGACTTGTCTATTTAGGATTAGAATACTTCACTATCATGACAGAAGAGTATGGTTTGATACCGAGTCTGCAACATTGTGCATGCATAGTTGCTCTATTAGGTAGAGAAGGCTTGTTCAAGGAAGCAATTGAATTTATAAACAACATGGAGACTCGACCTGATTCTGCTGTCTGGGGTGCTCTGTTAAGTGCTTGTTGCATCCAACAAGAGGTGAAACTTGGGGAATGCTTGGcgaaaaatatgtttttattgaATTACAAAAACGGCGGTCTTTATGTATTAATGTCAAATCTGTATGCCATTGTTGGGAGATGGGATGATGTAGCAAGAGTGAGGGAGATGATGAGAGATAGTGGAGGAGATGGATGTTCAGGTGTTAGTGTTATTAATGTGACTTCTGTTAAAGACTCTAATAGCAGCTTAAGCCCAAGTGATGTCTATTTGAATACAAGCACTTGGCAGCATTTGTGTTTATATTGACTTCATAATGCTTAAACACCGGGATAATTTGAAGTGTGTTCATCCATGAATCGTGATCATTGATCAGAATAGGAGATTTGTATCATACAAATAAGCATCACCTACAGCAAATTTAGGAGTTGGCAAATGTTTCCTTGGTAGAACTGCTCGAGTAAAAATATGATGGCAAGAAAGGTTGAGTGAAGCAACTAGTTAATCCTACTCAAAAGCTCCGCATGTACAATTACGAGTTAATTATACTCTCCTCTTCCGAAAGATGCTTAAACTCCATATTCTTCTTGCTTGTGTTAAAATACACGTCCCCTATGCAACATATTTTTGCATAAAACACACGTCATATGGAATCAAAGTTAAAGCAAGAAGGTGGTGATGATGAATGAATCTCACAGAGAGAGAGACCTTGAAGAACCAGAAAAAAAGACACACGCTGAAGTACAAGAGCTGTACATAGCAATAGCATCACTGCACCAGCAAGAAAGGAACTCGAAGAAGTAAAAATTAGCAAAGAGAAAGCGACTGCTGAGGCAACACGTTCTTTCTATGAGCAGCATCAGCATGAACTTAGCAAATGAGCTCACGAGGAAGAAGATTAAGCCAATACAAGATTTGCAGCTGCTAATTCTGAAGTTGAGATAGATAAGGATGTTAAATGATaacatttcttttgtttttctgaaataaaaaacaGAAACTGTACTCACCATATTAGGAATAAATTGACCCCATTAAATTTCCTTCCACAATTGTTGCACCCTTAGATTTTATCAGTGGTTCAGATTTGTGAGAAATATAAACGAGAGTATTTACACATTACCACACACAATCTTGATTTATGGTTT
Encoded proteins:
- the LOC131655325 gene encoding pentatricopeptide repeat-containing protein At2g04860 encodes the protein MFASNLSLFHSLFQNSNSPLAIFRQLLQSNANPNAFTFSLLIKASLTSPSFVHASSTAALQARQIQTQLFKRGINQYIHVNTSLIDLYMKLGFVSHARHMFDDMSFRDVVSWNVLICGYSQNGFLYDAMKTFVDMLRESFRPNQTSVVSLLPSCGCFEMILQGRSVHGFGIKAGFGWDSHLNNALISMYAKCDDLKASELVFDEMAEKNVVSWNTMIGAYGQNGLFDKAVFCFKEMMREGFQPSSVTMMNLVSANALSENVHCYVVKCGFDNDASVVTSLVCLYAKQGFTYMAKLLYESYPTKNLITLTAIISSYSEKGDIESAVECFIQTMKLDIKPDAVALIGVLHGITCPSHFSVGCAFHSYGVKSGLSNDCLVANGLISLYSRFDEIETGLSLFYEMREKPLITWNSMISGCVQAGKSNDAMELFSKMSMHGQKPDAVTVASLLSGCCQLGYLRIGETLHSYILRNNVRVEDFTGTALIDMYSKCGRLDYAEKVFYSIKDPCLATWNSIISGYSLYGLEHKAFNCYSKLQEQGLEPDKITFLGVLAACTHGGLVYLGLEYFTIMTEEYGLIPSLQHCACIVALLGREGLFKEAIEFINNMETRPDSAVWGALLSACCIQQEVKLGECLAKNMFLLNYKNGGLYVLMSNLYAIVGRWDDVARVREMMRDSGGDGCSGVSVINVTSVKDSNSSLSPSDVYLNTSTWQHLCLY